From the Pseudoalteromonas tunicata genome, one window contains:
- a CDS encoding flagellar motor protein MotB, which yields MSEAKCKCPPPGLPAWMGTFADLMSLLMCFFVLLLAMSEMDVLKFKQIAGSMKFAFGVQNKLEVKDIPKGTSVIAMEFRPGKPDPSPIETIQQQTSEMTQQMLEFQAGDEESAGGRQEQRGNKRGGESQSTAKSEAAASEKTADQEQVNELVKKIAQQLEEQIQDGAIELESLGQQIIIRIRENGSFPSGSAFLQPQFKPIIQKIADLLKDVPGEITVSGHTDDYQVSNELYFNNWDLSAKRSVAVASEMQKVSGFDKNRMVVIGHADTRPLVPNEDSESRKRNRRVEISIMQGKAKESDPIDVQK from the coding sequence ATGTCGGAAGCTAAGTGTAAATGTCCACCTCCAGGGCTTCCTGCTTGGATGGGAACCTTTGCTGACCTAATGTCTTTGTTAATGTGTTTCTTTGTACTGCTTTTGGCCATGTCTGAAATGGATGTGCTGAAATTTAAACAAATTGCAGGCTCAATGAAGTTTGCGTTTGGTGTGCAAAATAAATTAGAAGTAAAAGACATTCCCAAGGGGACCAGTGTAATTGCAATGGAGTTCAGGCCTGGTAAACCAGACCCTTCACCTATCGAAACGATTCAGCAACAAACCTCTGAAATGACTCAGCAAATGCTTGAGTTTCAGGCCGGCGATGAAGAATCTGCCGGTGGGCGTCAAGAGCAACGTGGCAATAAGCGTGGGGGGGAATCACAAAGTACGGCAAAATCAGAGGCCGCGGCTTCTGAAAAAACAGCCGATCAAGAGCAAGTCAATGAACTGGTTAAAAAAATAGCCCAACAACTTGAAGAGCAAATTCAGGATGGGGCAATTGAGCTGGAGTCCTTGGGTCAGCAAATTATTATTCGTATTCGTGAGAACGGCTCTTTTCCATCAGGAAGTGCGTTTTTACAACCACAATTTAAGCCGATAATTCAAAAAATTGCCGATTTGCTTAAAGATGTTCCTGGTGAAATAACTGTCTCGGGTCATACCGATGATTATCAAGTGAGTAATGAATTGTATTTTAATAATTGGGACTTATCTGCAAAGCGTTCGGTAGCAGTAGCCAGTGAAATGCAAAAAGTAAGTGGATTTGATAAAAATCGCATGGTAGTAATTGGCCATGCAGATACTCGTCCTTTGGTTCCAAATGAAGATAGCGAATCACGTAAGCGTAATCGGCGGGTTGAGATATCCATTATGCAAGGTAAGGCGAAAGAGTCAGACCCAATAGATGTACAAAAGTAA
- a CDS encoding tetratricopeptide repeat protein, protein MSNILDLNADNFQQVLGEVSQQKLVALVFWTPQSPECVAQIATFERMMSDYGDYLVLAKLNCDNEQALASQLAQQIGLQTIPTTVLLKDAGPVDLLSGQQTEQQLKDSLAKHLPNRADILLESAKKALLADDHNQAFIFAKQAYELDASNSKIKLVFADICVNIKKLDEAKALLATILENEQDPYFLNIASKLEYAFNQFDSPEIKQLQQQVEEKPDDLELKVKLAHVLDHAGRKAEALEILFNVLKKQLSFGDAKKDFLAIIDSLPSGDSIATQYRRKLYSILY, encoded by the coding sequence ATGAGTAATATTTTAGATTTAAACGCAGACAATTTTCAGCAAGTGTTGGGTGAGGTATCTCAGCAAAAATTAGTCGCATTAGTATTTTGGACACCTCAAAGCCCTGAATGCGTAGCGCAAATTGCAACTTTTGAGCGAATGATGAGTGATTATGGTGATTATCTTGTCCTGGCAAAACTAAATTGTGATAACGAACAAGCGTTAGCATCTCAATTAGCACAACAAATTGGGCTACAGACAATACCGACTACTGTCCTTTTAAAAGATGCTGGCCCAGTGGATTTATTAAGTGGTCAGCAAACAGAGCAACAACTAAAAGATTCTTTAGCAAAACATTTGCCTAATAGAGCTGATATATTATTGGAAAGTGCTAAAAAAGCACTTTTAGCTGACGATCATAACCAAGCCTTCATTTTTGCTAAGCAAGCATATGAACTTGATGCGAGTAATAGCAAAATAAAGCTCGTTTTTGCAGATATCTGTGTAAATATTAAAAAGCTTGATGAAGCAAAAGCATTGCTTGCAACGATTCTTGAGAATGAACAAGACCCTTATTTTTTAAATATTGCCAGTAAACTAGAATATGCTTTTAATCAGTTTGATTCCCCAGAGATTAAACAACTGCAACAACAGGTCGAAGAAAAGCCTGATGATTTGGAACTAAAGGTAAAGTTAGCGCATGTCTTAGATCACGCAGGGCGAAAAGCTGAAGCGCTAGAAATTTTATTTAATGTACTAAAAAAACAACTTAGCTTTGGCGACGCTAAAAAAGATTTTTTAGCTATTATAGATAGCCTTCCAAGCGGGGATAGCATCGCAACGCAATATCGTCGAAAACTCTATAGTATTCTTTATTAG
- a CDS encoding DNA topoisomerase III → MKLYIAEKPSLGRAIADVLPKPHQKGDGFIKAANGDVVSWCIGHLLEQAEPDHYNPLFKKWDAHHLPIVPQKWQLIVKPKTRKQFTVLKKLIKQADILVNAGDPDREGQLLVDEVIEFAGASESKKSQTQRLLISDLNPSAVLKALQKLAANHDFIPLSVSALARSRADWLFGMNLTRAYTLAGQKAGCHRVLSVGRVQTPILGLVVRRDLEIAHFVSKPFYEVLAHLLTDKQEAFSVKWQPSEACLPYQDEDGRVLVKALAENVVKRITGKPALVTKLQQQQKRQHPPLPYNLSALQIDAAKAFGMSAQTVLDVCQNLYEKHKAITYPRSDNRFLPNEHWLEAKQVLAAIAQNKGQDNKLVIEANLALRSKCWNDAKVEAHHAIIPTAKKLPINSLDKDELKIYQLISRHYLAQFYPAYVFNETKVEVEISGGKFNTTAKQELELGFKVLMGKDELQAEQILPPLIEGQQLLCENGELVEKMTQPPAHFNDATLLSAMTGISRYVSDIEIKKILKDTDGLGTEATRAGIIELLFRRGFLVREGKKIKSTETGKALIKMLPDIITRPDLTALWEASLADIAHKKQSYQHFMQPLITQLHELIDLAKSCDHSLFSNLPAQPVKKRFNRKRKSTAKK, encoded by the coding sequence ATGAAACTCTACATTGCTGAAAAACCTTCTTTAGGGCGTGCTATTGCAGATGTATTGCCAAAACCCCATCAAAAAGGGGATGGTTTTATTAAGGCAGCCAATGGTGATGTTGTTTCTTGGTGCATTGGTCATCTGCTAGAGCAAGCTGAGCCTGATCATTACAATCCGCTTTTTAAAAAATGGGACGCACACCATTTACCGATAGTGCCACAAAAATGGCAATTGATTGTAAAACCTAAAACTCGCAAGCAATTTACTGTTTTAAAAAAACTAATTAAACAAGCTGATATTCTTGTTAATGCAGGTGATCCAGATAGAGAGGGGCAATTACTGGTTGATGAAGTGATTGAATTTGCAGGAGCGAGTGAGAGTAAAAAATCACAAACCCAGCGTTTGTTAATCAGCGATTTAAATCCATCAGCTGTATTAAAAGCACTGCAAAAGCTCGCTGCAAATCATGATTTTATACCGCTCTCCGTATCAGCATTAGCGCGCTCACGTGCCGATTGGCTATTTGGCATGAATTTAACACGCGCTTATACCTTAGCGGGACAAAAAGCCGGATGTCACCGGGTACTATCGGTTGGCCGAGTTCAAACGCCGATTTTAGGTTTGGTGGTGCGTCGAGATTTAGAAATTGCCCATTTTGTTTCAAAACCATTTTATGAGGTGTTGGCTCATTTATTAACAGATAAGCAAGAAGCATTTTCTGTTAAATGGCAGCCAAGTGAGGCTTGTCTACCTTATCAAGATGAAGATGGTCGGGTACTAGTTAAAGCACTTGCTGAAAATGTTGTTAAACGTATTACAGGCAAACCTGCTTTAGTAACAAAGTTACAGCAGCAACAAAAGCGTCAGCATCCTCCTCTTCCTTATAACTTATCTGCCTTACAAATAGATGCAGCTAAAGCGTTTGGAATGTCAGCTCAAACAGTACTTGATGTTTGCCAGAATTTATACGAAAAACACAAAGCGATTACTTATCCTCGTTCAGATAATCGTTTTTTACCAAATGAACATTGGTTAGAAGCAAAACAGGTACTGGCTGCAATTGCACAAAATAAAGGGCAAGATAATAAATTGGTTATTGAGGCTAATTTAGCACTGAGATCTAAATGCTGGAATGATGCCAAAGTAGAAGCGCATCATGCAATTATTCCAACAGCAAAAAAATTACCTATTAATAGTTTGGATAAAGATGAACTTAAAATCTATCAATTAATCAGTCGTCATTATTTAGCACAGTTTTATCCCGCTTATGTATTTAATGAAACAAAGGTCGAAGTTGAGATTTCGGGCGGAAAGTTTAATACCACCGCAAAACAAGAGCTTGAGCTGGGCTTTAAGGTATTAATGGGTAAAGATGAGCTGCAAGCTGAGCAAATATTACCGCCATTAATAGAGGGGCAACAATTGCTCTGTGAAAATGGTGAGTTGGTCGAAAAAATGACTCAACCGCCGGCCCACTTTAATGATGCAACCTTATTGAGTGCAATGACAGGGATCAGCCGTTATGTAAGTGACATTGAAATAAAAAAAATACTCAAGGACACTGACGGATTAGGTACTGAGGCAACTCGTGCCGGGATTATCGAGTTATTGTTTAGACGTGGATTTTTAGTGCGTGAAGGTAAAAAAATTAAGTCGACTGAAACAGGTAAAGCCTTAATAAAAATGCTGCCTGACATTATTACTCGGCCAGATTTAACCGCTCTATGGGAAGCTAGTCTTGCAGATATTGCTCATAAAAAGCAGAGCTATCAGCATTTTATGCAGCCTTTGATAACACAGCTCCATGAGCTAATCGATTTAGCAAAAAGTTGTGATCATTCACTTTTTAGTAATTTGCCGGCCCAACCGGTAAAAAAACGCTTTAATCGCAAGCGAAAATCAACTGCAAAAAAGTGA
- the pomA gene encoding flagellar motor protein PomA, giving the protein MDLATLIGMLGAIGFIVMAMILGGDLGMFVDIPSVLIVFCGSLFVVLSNFTMGQFFGIGKVAAKAFMFKIESPDELIEKAVELADSARKGGFLALEEAEIPNSFMQKGINMLVDGHDADVVRETLQKDITLTSTRHDAGSTLFKALGDVAPAMGMIGTLIGLVAMLSNMDDPKAIGPAMAVALLTTLYGAFLANVVAIPIVAKLQLRKEEEELNQNLILDAVLGIQDGQNPKVIEGILKNYLPESKRNVDTEG; this is encoded by the coding sequence GTGGATTTAGCAACGTTAATAGGCATGTTAGGTGCAATAGGCTTCATTGTTATGGCCATGATTTTAGGTGGCGACCTTGGGATGTTCGTTGATATCCCTTCAGTATTGATTGTGTTTTGTGGGTCGTTATTTGTTGTTTTATCTAACTTCACCATGGGTCAGTTTTTTGGTATAGGAAAAGTCGCCGCTAAAGCGTTTATGTTTAAAATCGAAAGCCCTGATGAGTTAATCGAAAAAGCAGTTGAACTTGCCGACTCTGCCCGTAAAGGTGGTTTTTTGGCTTTAGAGGAAGCCGAAATTCCGAATTCGTTTATGCAAAAGGGTATCAATATGTTGGTTGATGGCCACGATGCCGATGTGGTTCGAGAGACTTTACAAAAAGATATAACTCTTACCTCAACCCGTCATGATGCTGGTTCTACCTTGTTTAAAGCGTTAGGGGATGTTGCGCCTGCAATGGGAATGATTGGTACCCTGATTGGCTTAGTAGCCATGCTATCAAACATGGATGACCCAAAAGCTATCGGCCCTGCAATGGCGGTAGCCTTGTTAACTACACTGTATGGTGCTTTTTTAGCGAATGTAGTGGCTATTCCAATCGTTGCAAAATTACAGTTGCGTAAAGAAGAAGAAGAATTAAATCAAAATTTAATATTAGATGCGGTATTGGGTATTCAAGACGGTCAAAACCCTAAAGTAATTGAAGGTATATTGAAAAATTATCTACCAGAATCAAAACGTAATGTTGATACTGAGGGGTAG
- the ispA gene encoding (2E,6E)-farnesyl diphosphate synthase → MTIKKLIVENQLRVEGVLDTLLTQPMITDQTLLAASRYSLLNGGKRMRPCMVYVTGEIFGANPDDLDLVAAAIECIHSYSLVHDDLPAMDDDDLRRGMPTCHIAYDEATAILAGDALQTFAFEILSSSKFKTINAQQQVALIANLASASGLRGMCGGQALDIAATNCAINLTQLEQIHQLKTGALLTSAILMGAICAPKTTPEILQNLKIFGENIGLAFQVQDDILDIEGDTAVLGKPQGSDLQANKSTYPSLLGLEQAKLKSQQLYENALNALAQIPADTTQLAQLAAYIVSRDH, encoded by the coding sequence GTGACCATAAAGAAACTCATTGTAGAAAATCAGTTACGAGTAGAGGGCGTGCTTGATACTTTATTAACGCAGCCGATGATTACTGACCAAACTTTATTAGCAGCATCGCGTTACAGTCTATTAAATGGTGGTAAGCGCATGCGCCCTTGCATGGTCTATGTAACAGGGGAAATATTCGGTGCCAATCCCGATGATTTAGATTTAGTCGCAGCAGCAATTGAGTGTATTCATAGCTATTCATTAGTACATGATGACTTACCTGCTATGGATGATGATGACTTACGCAGAGGTATGCCAACATGCCATATTGCATATGATGAAGCTACGGCGATATTAGCTGGCGACGCACTGCAAACCTTTGCTTTTGAGATATTATCTTCGAGCAAATTTAAAACAATCAACGCCCAGCAACAAGTTGCATTAATCGCAAATTTAGCAAGTGCATCAGGGCTTCGAGGTATGTGCGGCGGTCAAGCTTTAGATATTGCAGCAACTAATTGTGCTATAAACTTAACTCAATTAGAGCAAATTCATCAGTTAAAAACGGGAGCATTATTAACAAGTGCTATTTTAATGGGCGCTATTTGCGCGCCTAAAACGACACCTGAAATATTGCAAAACCTTAAAATATTTGGCGAAAATATTGGCTTAGCTTTTCAAGTGCAAGATGACATTCTTGATATTGAAGGCGACACCGCTGTTTTAGGCAAACCACAGGGATCAGATTTACAAGCCAATAAATCAACTTATCCATCCCTATTAGGACTTGAGCAAGCTAAATTAAAATCTCAGCAATTGTACGAAAATGCACTTAACGCATTAGCACAAATACCTGCAGATACCACACAGCTAGCACAATTGGCTGCGTATATCGTTTCTAGAGATCACTAA
- a CDS encoding M20 metallopeptidase family protein has product MKKNTLAYLALLVSISSNASTLESDVQNKLAPLEQLYLDLHQSPELSYHEKETAKKISAQLDKLGFEVTDNYGGYGVVGIFKNGNGPTIMIRTDTDGLPIIEQTNKSYASKVTTIDQHNNTVGVMHGCGHDIHMTSFIGTADQLVSRKKQWQGTLIMIAQPAEEVGAGAKAMLKQGLFEQFSKPDHVIGLHVSAGLEAGKVAIAPNYALASVDSVDITVKGKGGHGAYPHLTIDPVVIAARLVLALQTITSREVTPLEPSVLTVGSIHGGSKHNIISNEVKLQLTLRSYNSAVRDQQIAAIKRMSDGIAMSAGLEKHLYPEVKVHYEESIPSTINDTALAEQVKNSITKELGAENVLKADPVMAGEDFGLYGRTEQPVPITIFWLGGVDPEQYQKAQQTGETLPSLHSSLFAPDYPLTIKTGVRAMTAAALDLFNTKTVN; this is encoded by the coding sequence ATGAAAAAAAACACTTTAGCCTATTTAGCACTGCTAGTTAGTATTTCTAGTAATGCGAGCACTTTAGAAAGTGATGTACAAAACAAGTTAGCGCCTTTGGAACAACTTTATCTAGATTTACATCAAAGTCCTGAACTCTCATACCACGAAAAAGAAACAGCAAAAAAAATTAGTGCTCAGCTCGATAAATTAGGTTTTGAAGTTACTGATAATTATGGCGGCTATGGTGTAGTAGGAATATTTAAAAATGGCAATGGCCCTACTATCATGATCCGTACAGATACAGATGGCCTACCTATTATTGAACAAACCAATAAATCTTACGCCTCAAAAGTTACCACGATTGATCAGCACAATAATACTGTTGGAGTAATGCATGGCTGTGGCCACGATATTCATATGACAAGTTTTATTGGCACTGCAGATCAACTCGTTTCTCGTAAAAAACAATGGCAAGGAACTTTGATTATGATTGCACAGCCAGCTGAAGAAGTTGGTGCTGGTGCAAAAGCCATGCTCAAACAAGGACTTTTTGAGCAGTTCTCAAAACCAGATCATGTTATTGGTTTGCATGTAAGTGCAGGACTTGAAGCCGGCAAAGTCGCAATTGCACCAAACTATGCCCTTGCAAGCGTCGATTCTGTCGACATCACAGTTAAAGGGAAAGGTGGTCATGGCGCTTACCCACACCTAACGATAGATCCTGTTGTTATTGCCGCACGTTTAGTATTAGCACTTCAAACAATTACTAGCCGTGAAGTCACACCACTTGAACCTTCTGTTCTCACCGTTGGCTCTATCCATGGTGGTTCTAAACACAATATCATTTCAAACGAAGTTAAATTACAACTCACTCTACGGTCTTATAATTCTGCTGTTCGAGATCAACAAATTGCAGCTATTAAACGAATGAGTGATGGCATAGCAATGAGTGCTGGGCTTGAAAAACATCTTTATCCGGAAGTAAAGGTACATTATGAGGAGTCTATTCCATCAACAATTAACGATACGGCCCTTGCCGAGCAAGTAAAAAATAGTATTACCAAAGAGTTAGGAGCCGAAAACGTACTAAAAGCAGATCCGGTTATGGCTGGTGAAGATTTTGGCCTTTACGGAAGAACCGAACAACCCGTACCAATTACAATTTTTTGGTTAGGCGGTGTGGATCCTGAGCAATATCAAAAAGCCCAACAAACAGGCGAAACACTCCCTTCATTACACTCAAGTTTATTCGCGCCTGATTACCCGCTGACAATTAAAACCGGAGTCAGAGCAATGACAGCCGCCGCATTAGATTTATTCAATACAAAAACGGTTAATTAA
- the xseB gene encoding exodeoxyribonuclease VII small subunit, whose translation MATKKPENLSFEDAMHELSSIVADMETGNLTLEQSLKQFERGIQLAQVSSAKLQQAEQKVSILMGNDPQAELTHFEPAAE comes from the coding sequence ATGGCAACTAAAAAACCAGAAAATTTAAGTTTTGAAGATGCAATGCATGAACTGAGCAGCATAGTAGCAGACATGGAAACAGGTAATCTCACACTTGAACAGTCGCTTAAACAATTCGAACGTGGTATCCAATTAGCACAAGTTTCATCAGCTAAATTGCAGCAAGCAGAACAAAAAGTCAGCATTTTGATGGGAAATGATCCACAGGCTGAATTAACTCATTTTGAACCGGCAGCCGAATAA